Proteins encoded together in one Variovorax paradoxus window:
- a CDS encoding TRAP transporter substrate-binding protein has protein sequence MSLSRRKFVIQAAAGSAAASSALFSTVSRAAAAKEFRLGIITPAGHSWNRAAVSFGEALKKATDGRLSATVFHSGQLGNESAMMQQLQSGALDMGWIQAAELGSRVSSVAAINAPYLVRSTTNVASLVRTPAALKLLDVLPRETGTIGLGWGITGMRVVFSTKPISTPTDLKGMKLRINPTPVYRDFYQLLGAAPTPIPTPAVFDAMSNGQVDGLEADIEFSWNQRFDRVAKTMLPMNALFMPFAPLVSGRIWQTLDAKDKALITDLVKQSLDAQIRDIVTTELGLIDKFKASGIAIKSDAGYNPAPIIAEFDKIWLPKAPQIAELRKIGATL, from the coding sequence ATGTCTCTCTCCCGCCGCAAGTTCGTCATTCAGGCCGCAGCCGGTAGCGCTGCCGCGTCGTCCGCTCTTTTCAGCACCGTGTCGCGCGCAGCGGCCGCCAAGGAGTTTCGCCTCGGCATCATCACGCCGGCCGGCCACTCGTGGAACCGTGCCGCAGTGAGCTTCGGCGAAGCACTCAAGAAGGCGACCGATGGGCGCCTGAGCGCCACCGTGTTTCACTCGGGCCAGCTGGGCAACGAGTCGGCCATGATGCAGCAGCTGCAGTCCGGCGCATTGGACATGGGCTGGATCCAGGCCGCCGAGCTCGGCTCGCGCGTCTCCAGCGTGGCCGCCATCAACGCGCCCTACCTCGTGCGCTCCACCACCAACGTGGCCTCGCTGGTGCGCACACCTGCCGCGCTCAAGCTGCTCGACGTGCTGCCGCGCGAAACCGGCACCATCGGCCTGGGCTGGGGCATCACCGGCATGCGGGTGGTGTTTTCGACCAAGCCCATCTCCACGCCGACCGACCTCAAGGGCATGAAGCTGCGCATCAACCCGACGCCGGTGTACCGCGACTTCTACCAGCTGCTCGGTGCCGCGCCCACGCCGATTCCCACCCCCGCCGTTTTCGACGCGATGTCGAACGGCCAGGTCGACGGGCTGGAGGCGGACATCGAGTTTTCTTGGAACCAGCGCTTCGACCGGGTCGCGAAGACCATGCTGCCGATGAATGCGCTGTTCATGCCCTTTGCGCCGCTGGTCTCGGGCCGCATCTGGCAGACGCTCGACGCCAAGGACAAAGCGCTCATTACCGACCTGGTGAAGCAGTCGCTCGACGCGCAGATCAGGGACATCGTGACCACCGAACTCGGCCTGATCGACAAGTTCAAGGCGAGCGGCATCGCCATCAAGAGCGACGCCGGCTACAACCCCGCGCCGATCATTGCGGAGTTCGACAAGATCTGGCTGCCGAAGGCGCCGCAGATTGCGGAGTTGCGCAAGATCGGCGCAACGCTCTGA
- a CDS encoding TRAP transporter large permease: MLTSAFFLLIMLVGVPIGACLCLSGIVYILNSGDTVLFQSFPVQMFGGVDSYSLIAIPLFILIGEVMNGGGITKRLVDLALAFIGSVKGGLAYVNILANMLVSSIIGSATAQVAIMSQIMVPEMEKQGYDKTFAAGITVYGGMLGPIIPPSVMFVVYSVLAQVAVGDMLIAGIIPGVILTALFFIVIACMGLIYNYPRTAKRTIRQRLHTMLTACPTLLIPIVIVGSILGGFANPTEAAAVGAVAAVLVGRYVTREFRFAMIPQILLKSAIYSAVVLFLVAAAAVFSWLLIYGKVPQATAAWIQTVAKDPIAFLLLVNLILLVIGTVIDGIPGLIMTVPILLPIATEIYGIDPRHFGVVVVINLVLGLMTPPVGLSFFVASAVTGAKPGKMFIVTLPFFLICCAALVLLSLFPSLSLALLK, encoded by the coding sequence ATGCTGACCTCTGCATTTTTTCTGTTGATCATGCTGGTCGGCGTGCCGATTGGCGCCTGCCTGTGCCTGTCGGGCATCGTGTACATCCTGAACTCGGGCGACACCGTGCTGTTCCAGTCGTTTCCGGTGCAGATGTTCGGCGGTGTGGACAGCTATAGCCTCATTGCGATTCCGCTGTTCATCCTGATCGGCGAAGTCATGAACGGCGGCGGCATCACCAAGCGCCTTGTCGACCTGGCGTTGGCCTTCATCGGCTCGGTGAAAGGTGGGCTGGCCTACGTGAACATCCTCGCCAACATGCTGGTGTCGTCGATCATCGGCTCAGCCACCGCGCAGGTGGCCATCATGAGCCAGATCATGGTGCCCGAGATGGAGAAGCAGGGCTACGACAAGACCTTTGCGGCGGGCATCACGGTGTACGGCGGCATGCTGGGGCCGATCATTCCGCCTTCGGTGATGTTCGTGGTGTACAGCGTGCTCGCACAGGTGGCGGTGGGCGACATGCTCATCGCCGGCATCATTCCCGGCGTGATTCTCACGGCGCTGTTCTTCATCGTGATTGCGTGCATGGGCTTGATCTACAACTACCCGCGCACCGCCAAGCGAACCATCAGGCAGCGGCTGCACACCATGCTCACGGCCTGCCCCACGCTGCTGATTCCAATCGTGATCGTCGGCTCGATTCTTGGCGGTTTTGCCAACCCGACCGAAGCCGCGGCCGTGGGCGCGGTGGCTGCGGTGCTGGTGGGCCGCTACGTCACCAGGGAATTCCGCTTCGCGATGATTCCGCAGATCCTGCTGAAATCTGCGATCTATTCCGCGGTGGTCCTCTTCCTGGTGGCCGCCGCGGCGGTGTTCTCGTGGCTTCTGATCTACGGCAAGGTGCCGCAAGCCACGGCCGCGTGGATCCAGACCGTGGCCAAAGACCCGATTGCGTTCCTGTTGCTGGTGAACCTGATCCTGCTGGTGATCGGCACCGTGATCGACGGCATTCCGGGCTTGATCATGACCGTGCCTATCCTGCTGCCCATTGCCACCGAGATCTACGGCATCGACCCGCGCCACTTCGGCGTGGTGGTGGTGATCAACCTTGTGCTCGGGCTGATGACGCCGCCGGTGGGCCTGAGCTTCTTCGTGGCTTCTGCAGTCACGGGTGCCAAGCCCGGAAAGATGTTCATCGTCACCTTGCCGTTCTTCCTGATCTGCTGCGCGGCGCTGGTGCTGCTGTCGCTCTTTCCAAGCCTGTCGCTCGCCCTGCTCAAGTAG
- a CDS encoding TRAP transporter small permease yields the protein MKEHALERGGFSRRVLDASDFVLRCERRLLSGLMGLLIVLVLLNVVTRYGGVPLYWVDEASVYCVVWLTFIGASAMTRLRLDFAVTLLTDKLGEKAVRIAKAAASGGVLLLGLALLAMCWLYMDPVGIVRYGFDAKEYAAESFNFLYTERTQTLNWPTWAIQLILPVFSATLSLHALSNLVEDLGLQPRRTHAEFHVTNADAVN from the coding sequence ATGAAAGAACATGCCTTGGAACGCGGGGGCTTCTCCCGCCGGGTGCTCGACGCGTCGGACTTCGTCCTGCGCTGCGAGCGCCGCCTTCTCTCCGGCCTGATGGGCCTGCTCATCGTGCTGGTGCTGTTGAACGTGGTTACGCGCTACGGCGGCGTGCCGCTCTACTGGGTCGACGAGGCCTCTGTGTACTGCGTGGTGTGGCTCACCTTCATCGGCGCTTCCGCAATGACGCGGCTGCGGCTCGACTTTGCGGTGACGCTGCTCACCGACAAGCTCGGCGAAAAAGCAGTGCGCATTGCCAAGGCCGCGGCGTCGGGCGGTGTGCTGCTGCTGGGCCTGGCCCTGCTGGCCATGTGCTGGCTCTACATGGACCCGGTGGGCATCGTGCGCTATGGCTTCGATGCCAAGGAATACGCGGCCGAGTCCTTCAACTTTCTCTATACCGAGCGCACGCAAACACTGAACTGGCCGACCTGGGCCATCCAGCTGATCTTGCCGGTCTTCTCGGCCACCCTCAGCCTGCATGCGCTGTCCAACCTCGTCGAAGACCTTGGCCTGCAACCCCGCCGCACGCACGCCGAGTTCCATGTGACCAACGCCGACGCGGTGAACTGA
- a CDS encoding dihydrodipicolinate synthase family protein, translated as MTNPRWQGIFPAITTKFHADERIDAEGTARHIDFQIRNGIHGLVTCGSLGEASTLTLEEKLQVAQIALEAADGRIPVLANVSETSTREALRYVDGANKLGVAGFMVMPSVIYVADAREAMLNVRTIANAAQKPIMVYNNPVAYRVDLKPEHMVQLADCEWIAAIKESTDNIRRVTDLRNTVGDRYQLFLGVDDLAYEGLALGCDGLLAGVGCAFPRETVALYDLMKAGRFAEALKLYQWMTPMLHLDVSTKLVQNLKLIDALVGVGSEHMRRPRLPLVGEERAAVEAIVKKALATRPVQYQSVA; from the coding sequence ATGACCAATCCCCGCTGGCAAGGCATCTTCCCCGCCATCACCACCAAGTTCCACGCCGACGAGCGCATCGACGCGGAGGGCACCGCGCGCCACATCGACTTCCAGATCCGCAACGGCATTCACGGCCTGGTCACCTGCGGCTCGCTGGGGGAGGCAAGCACGCTCACGCTGGAAGAAAAGCTGCAGGTGGCCCAGATCGCGCTGGAGGCGGCCGACGGGCGCATCCCGGTGTTGGCGAATGTGTCGGAAACCAGCACCCGCGAAGCGCTGCGCTATGTGGACGGGGCCAACAAGCTGGGGGTGGCGGGCTTCATGGTGATGCCCTCGGTGATCTACGTGGCCGATGCGCGCGAGGCAATGCTGAATGTGCGCACCATCGCCAATGCGGCGCAAAAGCCGATCATGGTCTACAACAACCCGGTGGCCTACCGGGTGGACCTGAAGCCCGAGCACATGGTGCAGCTGGCGGACTGCGAGTGGATTGCGGCCATCAAGGAGAGCACGGACAACATCCGCCGGGTCACGGACCTGCGCAACACGGTGGGCGATCGCTACCAGCTGTTCCTGGGGGTGGACGACCTCGCCTACGAAGGCCTGGCGCTGGGTTGCGATGGCCTGCTGGCGGGCGTGGGCTGCGCATTCCCGCGCGAGACGGTGGCGCTGTACGACCTGATGAAGGCGGGCAGGTTTGCCGAGGCGCTGAAGCTGTACCAGTGGATGACGCCGATGCTGCACCTGGATGTGTCGACCAAGCTGGTGCAGAACCTGAAGCTGATCGATGCGCTGGTGGGGGTGGGCAGCGAGCACATGCGCCGTCCGCGCCTGCCCCTGGTCGGCGAGGAGCGCGCGGCTGTGGAGGCGATCGTGAAGAAGGCGCTGGCCACACGGCCTGTGCAGTACCAGTCGGTCGCCTGA
- a CDS encoding NADP-dependent malic enzyme codes for MAAPLSPAEEALRDAAREYHRSPVKGKISITPTKPLLNQRDLSLAYSPGVAYPCLDIAADPSLAADFTARGNLVGVVTNGTAVLGLGNIGPLAAKPVMEGKGCLFKKFAGIDVFDIELAETDPDKLVDIIAALEPTLGGINLEDIKAPECFYIEKKLRERMNIPVFHDDQHGTAIISAAALINGLELVGKKIEDVKIAVSGAGAAAIACLDVMVGLGAKPANIYACDSKGLIYMGRAGGFDDSKARYAQKDTGARTLADVVKDADVFLGCSAPGVMSAEMVKTMGTQPIILALANPEPEIRPELAKAVRPDCIIATGRSDYPNQVNNVLCFPYIFRGALDCGASKITEEMKLACVREIAELTKADISEEVATAYAGQELSFGPDYIIPKPFDSRLILRIAPAVAKAAHASGVAARPIEDMDAYRQHLTRFVYQTGMFMRPVFSAAKIAAAKRVAYAEGEDERVLRAAQLAVDEGLAQPILVGRPAVIEARIKKAGLHIRVGTDVEIVDPEDDPRFRIYWESFHKLMGRRGVTPEAAKTMVRRSNTIIAALMLHLGDADAMICGLVGRFDVHLEHIRNLIGLKRGAPGFATLNALTLEKRTVFITDTNVNEDPSAELLASIAMMAAEEVRRFGLPPKVAFLSHSNYGTSSRGSARKMRLARDLFAQMAPDIECDGEMHGDSALSEEVRRIALPETTLTGEANLLVCPNLDSAHILYNVLKMTGANGITVGPILLGASGSAHVLTPSSTVRRVVNMTALAVANATTALK; via the coding sequence ATGGCTGCACCCCTCTCCCCCGCAGAAGAAGCTCTTCGCGATGCAGCGCGCGAATACCATCGCTCGCCCGTCAAGGGCAAGATTTCCATCACGCCGACCAAGCCGCTCTTGAACCAGCGCGACCTGTCGCTGGCCTATTCGCCCGGCGTGGCCTATCCCTGCCTCGACATCGCGGCCGACCCATCGCTGGCGGCGGACTTCACCGCGCGCGGCAACCTGGTGGGCGTGGTCACCAACGGCACGGCGGTGCTGGGCCTGGGCAACATCGGCCCGCTGGCCGCCAAGCCGGTGATGGAAGGCAAGGGCTGCCTGTTCAAGAAATTTGCCGGCATCGACGTGTTCGACATCGAGCTGGCCGAAACCGACCCCGACAAGCTGGTCGACATCATCGCGGCGCTGGAGCCCACGCTGGGCGGCATCAACCTCGAGGACATCAAGGCGCCCGAGTGCTTCTATATCGAAAAGAAGCTGCGCGAGCGCATGAATATTCCGGTGTTTCACGACGACCAGCACGGCACGGCCATCATCTCGGCCGCGGCGCTGATCAACGGGCTCGAACTGGTCGGCAAGAAGATCGAAGACGTGAAGATCGCCGTCTCGGGCGCCGGCGCGGCCGCCATTGCCTGCCTGGACGTGATGGTGGGCCTGGGCGCCAAGCCCGCCAACATCTACGCCTGCGACTCCAAGGGCCTGATCTACATGGGCCGCGCGGGCGGCTTCGACGACTCCAAGGCCCGCTACGCGCAAAAAGACACCGGCGCCCGCACCCTGGCCGACGTGGTGAAGGACGCCGACGTGTTCCTCGGCTGCTCGGCCCCGGGCGTGATGAGCGCCGAGATGGTCAAGACCATGGGCACGCAGCCGATCATCCTGGCGCTGGCCAACCCGGAGCCCGAGATCCGGCCCGAACTTGCCAAGGCCGTGCGGCCCGACTGCATCATTGCCACCGGCCGTTCGGACTACCCGAACCAAGTCAACAACGTGCTGTGCTTTCCGTACATCTTCCGCGGAGCGCTCGACTGCGGCGCCAGCAAGATCACGGAAGAAATGAAGCTGGCCTGCGTGCGCGAGATTGCCGAACTCACCAAGGCCGACATCAGCGAAGAAGTGGCCACCGCCTATGCGGGACAAGAACTGTCGTTCGGGCCCGACTACATCATTCCCAAGCCCTTCGATTCGCGGCTCATCCTGCGCATTGCACCTGCCGTGGCCAAGGCGGCGCATGCATCGGGCGTGGCCGCGCGGCCCATCGAAGACATGGACGCCTACCGCCAGCACCTGACGCGCTTCGTCTACCAGACCGGCATGTTCATGCGCCCGGTGTTCAGCGCCGCCAAGATTGCCGCCGCCAAGCGCGTGGCCTATGCAGAGGGCGAAGACGAGCGCGTGCTGCGCGCCGCGCAACTGGCGGTAGACGAAGGCCTGGCGCAGCCCATCCTGGTGGGCCGCCCCGCGGTGATCGAGGCGCGCATCAAGAAGGCCGGGCTGCACATCCGCGTGGGCACCGACGTGGAAATTGTCGACCCCGAGGACGACCCGCGCTTTCGCATCTACTGGGAGAGCTTCCACAAGCTCATGGGCCGCCGCGGCGTAACGCCCGAGGCCGCCAAGACCATGGTGCGCCGCTCCAACACCATCATTGCCGCGCTGATGCTGCACCTGGGCGATGCCGACGCCATGATTTGCGGGCTGGTGGGTCGCTTCGACGTGCACCTGGAGCACATCCGCAACCTTATCGGCCTGAAGCGCGGCGCGCCGGGCTTTGCCACGCTCAACGCACTCACGCTCGAGAAGCGCACGGTGTTCATTACCGACACCAACGTGAACGAAGATCCGAGCGCCGAGCTGCTCGCCAGCATTGCAATGATGGCGGCCGAAGAGGTGCGCCGCTTCGGGCTGCCGCCGAAGGTGGCCTTTCTTTCGCACTCGAACTACGGCACCTCGAGCCGCGGCTCGGCGCGCAAGATGCGGCTGGCGCGCGACCTGTTCGCGCAGATGGCGCCCGACATCGAATGCGACGGCGAAATGCACGGCGACTCGGCGCTTTCCGAAGAAGTGCGCCGCATTGCGCTGCCCGAGACCACGCTCACCGGAGAGGCCAACCTGCTGGTGTGCCCCAACCTCGATTCGGCGCACATCCTCTACAACGTGCTGAAGATGACGGGTGCCAACGGCATCACGGTCGGCCCCATCCTGCTGGGCGCCTCGGGCTCGGCGCATGTGCTCACGCCTTCGTCCACCGTTCGGCGCGTGGTCAACATGACGGCACTGGCGGTAGCAAATGCCACTACGGCGCTGAAGTAA
- a CDS encoding NAD(P)/FAD-dependent oxidoreductase yields MTPGAFTTTDPDVVVIGGGPSGSTVAALLADKGHDVVLIEKAQHPRFHIGESLLPMNMPLFDRLGVRTEVEAIGIKKHGAEFVSPWHDHSSHFDFGEAMDKSFPYAVHVRRSEFDELLFRHAGKLGARTFEGQRVTGVDMDAGKGTADNRPLVKVKADDGTETQWRPRFVIDASGRDTLLSSQFDAKQRNRKHASAALYGHFANAERRPGRFEGNISLFWFDHGWFWYIPLKDGTVSVGAVASPAYFKGRQGKSLEDFLMETIALAPKLAARLKNATLMEGATATGNYAYDSKFCRGDRFMMVGDAYAFVDPMFSSGVYLAMNSGFEAAKAADLWLRGEAKEAEKAFRHYEKVMKRGPKMFSWFIYRITSPAIRRLFMAPRNIWRMQEALLSILAGDLFRDTPIGPRFWGFKVTYYASCIGILPQAVKTWAWRRRNLKESLEAAKT; encoded by the coding sequence ATGACACCCGGAGCTTTCACCACCACCGACCCCGACGTCGTGGTCATCGGCGGCGGGCCTTCGGGCTCCACCGTGGCGGCGCTGCTTGCGGACAAGGGGCACGACGTGGTGCTGATCGAGAAGGCGCAGCACCCGCGCTTTCACATCGGCGAATCGCTGCTCCCCATGAACATGCCGCTGTTCGACCGGCTGGGCGTGCGCACCGAGGTCGAGGCGATCGGCATCAAGAAGCACGGCGCCGAGTTTGTCTCGCCGTGGCACGACCACTCGAGCCACTTCGACTTCGGCGAGGCGATGGACAAGAGCTTTCCGTATGCCGTGCACGTGCGCCGCTCCGAGTTCGACGAACTGCTGTTCCGCCACGCCGGCAAGCTTGGCGCGCGAACCTTCGAAGGCCAGCGCGTTACAGGTGTCGACATGGACGCGGGCAAAGGCACGGCCGACAACCGCCCGCTGGTGAAGGTCAAGGCCGACGACGGCACCGAGACCCAGTGGCGCCCGCGCTTCGTCATCGATGCCAGCGGCCGCGACACGCTGCTGTCCAGCCAGTTCGACGCCAAGCAGCGCAACCGCAAGCATGCGAGCGCGGCGCTCTACGGACACTTTGCCAATGCGGAACGCCGCCCGGGCCGCTTCGAGGGCAACATCTCGCTGTTCTGGTTCGATCACGGCTGGTTCTGGTACATCCCGCTGAAGGACGGCACCGTGAGCGTCGGCGCGGTGGCCTCGCCCGCGTACTTCAAGGGCCGCCAGGGCAAGTCGCTCGAAGACTTCCTGATGGAAACCATCGCGCTTGCGCCCAAGCTGGCCGCGCGCCTGAAGAACGCCACGCTGATGGAAGGCGCCACCGCCACCGGCAACTACGCCTACGACTCCAAGTTCTGCCGCGGCGACCGCTTCATGATGGTGGGCGATGCGTATGCCTTCGTCGACCCGATGTTCTCGTCGGGCGTGTACCTCGCAATGAACAGCGGCTTCGAGGCAGCCAAGGCGGCCGACCTCTGGCTCAGGGGCGAGGCGAAGGAGGCCGAAAAAGCCTTCCGCCACTACGAGAAGGTGATGAAGCGCGGACCGAAGATGTTCTCGTGGTTCATCTATCGCATCACGTCGCCGGCCATTCGGCGGCTGTTCATGGCGCCGCGCAACATCTGGCGCATGCAGGAGGCGCTGTTGTCCATATTGGCGGGCGACCTGTTCCGCGACACTCCCATCGGCCCGCGTTTCTGGGGCTTCAAGGTGACGTACTACGCCTCTTGCATCGGCATCCTGCCGCAGGCCGTGAAGACCTGGGCATGGCGCCGGCGCAACCTCAAGGAATCCCTCGAGGCTGCAAAGACCTGA
- a CDS encoding 2-hydroxy-3-oxopropionate reductase, whose product MSQSQKIGFIGLGIMGAPMAGHLLDAGYQLFVNTQGNTPEPFISKATICASAAEVARQADVIFIMVPDTPDVEKVLFGEPGTLGVAEGLKDSRGKIVVDCSSIDPIATKGFAKRIIALGCGYIDAPVSGGEVGAKAASLTIMCGGDEGTFGQVRPLLEKMGKNVTLVGNVGDGQVCKVANQIIVALNIAAVGEALLFASKAGADPAKVRQALMGGFASSRILEVHGERMIKRTFAPGFRISLHQKDLNLALQSARALGVALPQTAGAAQLMNACAALGHGQQDHSALVRALEALAQHTVTPD is encoded by the coding sequence ATGTCGCAATCTCAAAAAATCGGATTCATCGGCCTCGGCATCATGGGCGCGCCCATGGCGGGCCATCTGCTCGACGCGGGCTACCAGCTGTTCGTGAACACCCAGGGCAACACACCCGAGCCCTTCATCTCCAAGGCGACCATCTGCGCCTCGGCGGCCGAAGTGGCGCGCCAGGCGGACGTGATCTTCATCATGGTGCCCGACACGCCCGACGTGGAGAAAGTGCTTTTCGGCGAGCCGGGCACGCTGGGCGTGGCCGAAGGCCTGAAGGACTCGCGCGGCAAGATCGTGGTCGACTGCAGCTCCATCGATCCGATTGCCACCAAGGGCTTTGCCAAGCGCATCATCGCGCTGGGCTGCGGCTACATCGACGCGCCCGTCTCCGGCGGCGAAGTGGGCGCCAAGGCCGCGAGCCTCACCATCATGTGCGGCGGCGACGAAGGCACCTTCGGCCAGGTGCGGCCGCTGCTCGAGAAAATGGGCAAGAACGTCACGCTCGTGGGCAACGTAGGCGACGGCCAGGTCTGCAAGGTGGCCAACCAGATCATCGTGGCGCTCAATATCGCGGCGGTGGGCGAGGCCCTGCTGTTCGCGTCCAAGGCAGGCGCCGATCCGGCCAAGGTGCGCCAGGCGCTGATGGGCGGCTTTGCCAGCTCGCGCATTCTCGAAGTGCATGGCGAACGCATGATCAAGCGCACCTTTGCACCGGGCTTCCGCATCTCGCTGCACCAGAAGGACCTGAACCTGGCGCTGCAGAGCGCACGTGCCCTGGGCGTGGCATTGCCGCAGACCGCGGGCGCGGCGCAGCTGATGAATGCCTGTGCGGCGCTGGGACATGGCCAGCAGGACCACTCGGCACTGGTGCGTGCGCTCGAAGCGCTCGCCCAGCACACCGTCACGCCGGACTGA